The following are encoded together in the Gemmatimonadota bacterium genome:
- a CDS encoding dihydrodipicolinate synthase family protein, with product MFSGILLPVTTPYDPVSGEIAPVSFRENLRRWLQQPIDGIVLFGSTGEGVLLEEEEKLRLVGFARDLVPPDVPLVAGVSGESTRTAARQLNRLAEAGADAALLHPPAYFGALLAPAALRDYYLGVAEAARVPLIVYHIPKYTHVVLEPGLIGEVVRHPRVAAVKDSSGDVKRLADYTVACGRHAALLVGSGALLYTALELGAVGGVLALGLLAPGDCARILQYYREGESRRAGELQERLAPVHREIVAAYGAPGVKAALDLLGYTGGAPRPPLRPLPEKERRKVARVLVQAELLPG from the coding sequence GTGTTCTCGGGGATCCTGCTCCCGGTCACGACGCCGTACGACCCTGTCTCGGGGGAGATCGCCCCCGTCAGCTTCCGCGAGAACCTGCGCCGCTGGCTTCAGCAGCCGATCGACGGCATCGTCCTGTTCGGCTCGACCGGCGAGGGCGTGCTGCTGGAGGAGGAGGAGAAGCTCCGCCTCGTCGGCTTCGCCCGGGACCTGGTGCCACCAGACGTGCCGCTGGTGGCGGGCGTGAGCGGGGAGTCGACCCGCACGGCCGCCCGCCAGCTCAACCGGCTTGCCGAGGCCGGCGCGGACGCGGCGCTGCTGCACCCGCCCGCCTACTTCGGCGCGCTGCTCGCGCCCGCGGCGCTGCGCGACTACTACCTGGGCGTGGCCGAGGCCGCCAGGGTCCCGCTCATTGTCTATCACATTCCGAAGTACACCCACGTGGTGCTCGAGCCGGGGCTGATCGGCGAAGTGGTCCGTCACCCTCGGGTGGCCGCCGTGAAGGACTCGTCCGGTGACGTGAAGCGGCTGGCCGATTACACGGTGGCGTGCGGCCGTCACGCTGCACTGCTGGTGGGCAGCGGCGCGTTGCTCTACACGGCGCTCGAGCTGGGCGCGGTGGGCGGCGTCCTGGCGCTCGGTCTGCTCGCGCCAGGCGATTGTGCGCGGATCCTGCAGTACTACCGCGAGGGCGAGAGCCGGCGTGCTGGTGAGCTGCAGGAACGGCTTGCTCCCGTGCACCGGGAGATCGTAGCAGCCTACGGCGCGCCGGGTGTCAAGGCAGCCCTCGACCTGCTGGGTTACACGGGAGGCGCGCCGCGCCCGCCGTTGCGCCCGTTGCCCGAAAAGGAGCGGCGTAAGGTCGCGCGCGTGTTGGTGCAGGCGGAGCTTTTGCCCGGCTGA